A genomic segment from Candidatus Anaeroferrophillus wilburensis encodes:
- a CDS encoding phosphoglycerate dehydrogenase, with translation MKVLVSDKMSPKGIAVFQQFSEIEVDVKVGMSPAELAAVIGDYDGLAIRSATKVTAEILAAAKKLKVVGRAGIGVDNVDIPAATKQGVVVMNTPQGNTITTAEHTISMMFALSRNIPQATQSMKAGKWEKSKFMGKELFGKTLGIVGLGNIGSIVADRALGLKMKVIAFDPFISEERAVKMGIERVSLDELYQRADYITVHTPLTNETRHMINKESFAKMKSGVRILNCARGGIIHEGDLYEALKSGVVAGAAFDVFEAEPPAADHPLFTLDNFICTPHLGASTDEAQENVAITVAEQIADYLLTGTITNALNVPSVSAEVLKVVGPYLTLAEKMGLFFSQVADGGSSGLSEVQVAYKGKVSEHDTSPVTTALLKGLLTPMVGDMVNFVNAPEIAKDRGITVTESKTAEAGNFSSMISLIGRNNGDSFTVSGALFGKSEPRIVGINKFDIEAIPLGHILVIYAHDKPGVIGSIGSFLGENKVNIGKMQFGRESEGGMSISMVQIDTPVSQEMLQGLLQLPNIVSAKEIYL, from the coding sequence ATGAAGGTGCTAGTCAGTGACAAAATGTCCCCCAAAGGGATTGCCGTTTTTCAGCAGTTTTCCGAGATTGAGGTTGATGTCAAAGTGGGTATGTCGCCAGCCGAGCTGGCCGCTGTTATCGGCGACTATGATGGTCTGGCTATCCGCAGCGCCACCAAGGTGACGGCGGAGATTTTAGCGGCTGCCAAAAAATTGAAGGTAGTCGGCCGCGCCGGGATCGGGGTCGATAATGTCGATATCCCGGCGGCGACCAAACAGGGGGTGGTGGTCATGAACACCCCCCAGGGGAATACCATTACTACCGCCGAACACACGATTTCCATGATGTTTGCCCTGAGCCGCAATATCCCCCAGGCGACCCAGTCGATGAAAGCGGGCAAGTGGGAAAAAAGCAAATTCATGGGCAAGGAACTGTTTGGTAAAACCCTTGGCATTGTCGGTCTGGGCAATATCGGCAGTATTGTTGCCGATCGGGCATTGGGTCTGAAGATGAAGGTCATTGCCTTTGACCCCTTCATTTCGGAAGAGCGGGCGGTGAAGATGGGTATTGAACGGGTCAGCCTGGATGAACTCTACCAGCGGGCTGATTATATTACTGTCCATACGCCCCTGACCAATGAAACGCGGCATATGATCAACAAGGAAAGCTTTGCCAAGATGAAGAGCGGGGTGCGGATTCTCAACTGTGCTCGGGGCGGTATTATCCATGAAGGCGACCTCTATGAAGCTTTGAAATCCGGGGTTGTCGCCGGGGCGGCTTTTGATGTGTTTGAGGCTGAACCACCGGCCGCTGACCATCCACTGTTCACCCTTGATAATTTTATCTGTACGCCTCATTTGGGTGCTTCCACGGATGAAGCCCAGGAAAACGTTGCCATCACGGTGGCCGAGCAGATCGCTGATTATCTGCTGACCGGAACCATCACCAACGCCCTCAATGTTCCCAGCGTCAGTGCCGAGGTTCTGAAGGTGGTCGGTCCCTATCTGACCCTGGCGGAAAAAATGGGACTCTTTTTCTCCCAGGTTGCCGACGGCGGTTCCAGCGGCCTGAGCGAAGTGCAGGTGGCCTATAAGGGAAAAGTGTCTGAACATGATACTTCTCCGGTTACCACTGCCTTGCTGAAAGGCTTGCTGACCCCGATGGTTGGCGATATGGTGAATTTTGTCAATGCCCCCGAGATTGCTAAAGACCGGGGGATAACGGTGACGGAATCCAAAACTGCCGAAGCTGGCAATTTCTCCAGCATGATTTCTCTCATCGGCCGTAATAATGGTGATTCCTTTACGGTGTCAGGAGCGTTGTTCGGCAAAAGCGAACCGCGGATTGTCGGCATCAATAAATTTGATATTGAAGCCATCCCCCTGGGACATATCCTGGTCATTTATGCCCACGATAAACCCGGAGTGATTGGTAGCATTGGCTCCTTTCTGGGTGAAAATAAAGTGAATATCGGCAAAATGCAGTTTGGTCGGGAGAGCGAGGGTGGCATGTCCATCTCCATGGTCCAGATAGATACACCGGTGAGCCAGGAGATGCTCCAGGGGCTCCTCCAGCTTCCCAATATTGTCTCAGCCAAGGAAATCTACCTCTAA
- a CDS encoding adenylosuccinate synthase has translation MANVVLIGTQWGDEGKGKVVDLWTSSADVVVRFQGGNNAGHTLIIDGEKFIFHLIPSGILHAGKQCIIGSGVVVDPGVLLDELRQLQSKGYGDTLAQLVISDEAHIILPTHRRIDLAREAGRGCRKIGTTGRGIGPTYEDKMVRCGLRFIDLLAGGAVLKERVVGIVERHNLMLERLYDQEPTSPQEVLDELEKAAVILRPMIKKTAYVLNGAVAAGKSILFEGAQGTLLDIDHGTFPFVTSSSTVAANACASSGFGMGKVNQVVGVVKAYTTRVGSGPFPTELDNEQGDMLRNSGGEFGSTTGRPRRCGWLDLVGLRYSVMVNGLNGFAVTKLDVLSGLDQIGVCEAYEYRGERLDYFPSSAEMLEECMPVYRYLPGWKDDITAIRDFAALPLQARDYITFLEEQLGIPALLVSVGPGREETIIRRNPFSS, from the coding sequence ATGGCAAACGTGGTGCTCATTGGGACCCAGTGGGGTGACGAGGGCAAAGGGAAAGTCGTCGATTTATGGACCTCCTCAGCTGATGTGGTGGTACGCTTTCAAGGCGGCAACAATGCCGGGCATACCCTGATTATTGACGGGGAGAAATTTATTTTTCATCTCATTCCGTCAGGCATCCTGCATGCCGGCAAGCAGTGCATTATCGGCAGCGGCGTGGTGGTTGATCCCGGCGTCCTCCTTGACGAATTGCGCCAGCTGCAGTCCAAAGGATATGGCGACACCCTCGCACAGCTGGTGATCAGCGATGAGGCCCACATCATCCTGCCAACCCACCGCCGCATAGATCTGGCGCGGGAGGCAGGCCGGGGCTGCCGGAAGATCGGCACCACCGGCCGGGGGATCGGCCCGACCTATGAGGATAAAATGGTCCGTTGCGGTTTGCGTTTTATTGATCTGCTGGCCGGCGGTGCAGTGCTCAAGGAGCGGGTGGTCGGCATTGTCGAACGCCACAACCTGATGCTTGAGCGGCTCTATGATCAGGAACCTACCTCGCCGCAGGAAGTCCTTGACGAACTGGAGAAGGCCGCGGTGATCCTGCGGCCGATGATCAAAAAAACCGCTTATGTTCTCAATGGCGCGGTGGCGGCCGGGAAAAGCATTCTTTTTGAGGGTGCCCAGGGAACGCTGCTCGATATTGACCATGGGACCTTTCCTTTTGTCACTTCCTCATCGACAGTGGCCGCCAATGCCTGTGCCTCGAGTGGTTTTGGCATGGGCAAGGTGAATCAAGTGGTGGGGGTTGTCAAAGCCTACACCACTCGGGTGGGCAGTGGACCGTTTCCTACTGAACTGGACAACGAACAGGGAGATATGCTGCGCAACAGTGGCGGGGAGTTCGGTTCGACTACCGGCCGACCCCGGCGTTGTGGCTGGCTTGATCTGGTCGGCCTGCGTTACAGTGTTATGGTCAACGGCCTGAATGGCTTTGCCGTGACCAAACTCGATGTCCTTTCCGGCCTGGACCAGATTGGCGTCTGTGAAGCCTATGAGTATCGGGGCGAGCGGCTTGACTATTTTCCTTCATCGGCGGAGATGCTGGAGGAGTGTATGCCTGTCTATCGATATCTGCCGGGCTGGAAAGATGATATTACCGCGATTCGCGATTTTGCCGCCCTGCCGCTCCAGGCAAGGGATTACATTACCTTCCTGGAAGAGCAGTTGGGCATCCCTGCACTGCTGGTTTCGGTAGGTCCGGGCAGGGAAGAGACCATTATCCGTCGCAACCCATTTTCCTCATGA
- a CDS encoding pantoate--beta-alanine ligase: protein MKIFEHPDQMQRYALAQRANGKTIAVVPTMGYLHQGHVSLMEKARAATDLVIATIFVNPMQFGPREDLATYPRNLEGDKKTCEQAGVDVIFTPPMEAMYPPAFQTSVAVSGVTTGLCGARRPGHFTGVTTVVAKLFNLTMPHKAFFGEKDYQQLVTIKRMVADLNFPIEIIGVPIVREADGLAMSSRNTYLSAAERHAALSLSQGLFRAQEAFQKGERHTATLKQIIEKTIDKTPGTLCQLEYLAICNPETLEELENTGDRALIALAAQVGTTRLIDNIILR, encoded by the coding sequence ATGAAGATTTTTGAACACCCAGACCAGATGCAGCGCTATGCACTCGCGCAACGGGCCAACGGAAAAACCATCGCTGTTGTCCCGACCATGGGCTACCTGCACCAGGGACATGTTTCACTGATGGAAAAGGCCAGAGCGGCGACTGACCTGGTTATTGCCACCATCTTTGTCAACCCGATGCAGTTCGGCCCCCGGGAAGATCTGGCGACCTATCCCCGTAATTTAGAGGGCGACAAGAAAACCTGTGAGCAGGCGGGCGTTGACGTTATTTTCACCCCGCCGATGGAGGCAATGTATCCACCAGCCTTTCAAACCTCGGTTGCTGTTTCCGGAGTTACCACCGGGTTATGCGGTGCCCGACGACCGGGACACTTTACCGGCGTCACCACCGTAGTCGCCAAGCTCTTCAATCTTACCATGCCGCATAAAGCCTTTTTTGGTGAAAAAGATTACCAGCAGTTGGTAACCATCAAGAGGATGGTTGCTGACCTTAATTTCCCCATTGAAATCATTGGTGTACCGATTGTCCGGGAGGCGGACGGCCTGGCCATGAGCTCCCGCAACACCTACCTCTCCGCTGCCGAACGACACGCTGCCCTCTCCCTTTCCCAAGGACTTTTTCGGGCTCAAGAAGCTTTCCAAAAAGGCGAACGGCACACCGCAACCCTGAAACAGATCATAGAGAAAACCATTGATAAAACTCCTGGCACTTTGTGCCAGCTGGAATATCTGGCCATCTGCAACCCTGAAACCCTGGAGGAGTTGGAAAACACCGGCGATCGGGCCCTGATAGCCCTGGCCGCTCAGGTCGGCACCACCAGACTGATTGACAATATCATCCTGCGATAA
- a CDS encoding L-seryl-tRNA(Sec) selenium transferase: MKESSKLQSNLARIPAVDDLLRDERMQPLLAVYPRQVVVDQVRRQLQELKERVVRENLSVDEVFTLQVFFDRLAGELTDVMAPRLKRVINATGVVMHTNLGRSPLPAAALAQVGEVASCYSNLEYDLISGRRGIRYDNVEELLCRLTGAEAAMVVNNNAGAVLLVLSALAAGREVVISRGELIEIGGSFRIPEVITQGGALLREVGATNRTHLRDYAQAINERTALILKVHTSNYRISGFTSEVDSRALVALAAEHGLPVVEDLGSGCLIDLSRYGIGGEPTVSQVIKSGIGVVTFSGDKLVGGPQGGIIVGRRDLIDQVKRHPLNRALRIDKLTLAFLEAVLKCYLDEEQAVASLPTLAMLTVPLAELRRRARRLQRCIHRQVVEPQAIVLTLKQGISRAGGGALPMVEIPTWLVALKIEGRTASGLEQFFRRYQPPIITRIVDEQLVFDPRTLMADDYEAIARACGALVNP; the protein is encoded by the coding sequence ATGAAGGAAAGCAGTAAGCTGCAAAGCAACTTGGCCCGCATTCCGGCGGTTGATGATCTTCTGCGTGATGAGCGGATGCAGCCCCTGCTGGCCGTCTACCCCCGCCAAGTAGTGGTTGACCAGGTTCGCCGGCAGCTGCAGGAACTGAAGGAACGGGTGGTCAGGGAGAACCTTTCCGTGGATGAGGTGTTCACCCTCCAGGTTTTCTTCGACCGTCTTGCCGGGGAGTTGACAGACGTTATGGCCCCCAGGCTGAAGCGGGTGATCAATGCAACCGGGGTGGTTATGCATACCAATCTTGGCCGTTCACCGCTGCCGGCGGCAGCGCTGGCCCAGGTCGGCGAAGTGGCCAGTTGCTACTCCAATCTGGAATATGACCTGATCTCCGGCCGCCGGGGCATCCGTTATGATAATGTCGAGGAGCTGCTGTGCCGGTTGACCGGTGCCGAAGCGGCAATGGTGGTCAATAACAATGCCGGTGCTGTCCTGCTGGTGCTTTCCGCCCTGGCGGCGGGTCGTGAGGTTGTTATTTCCCGCGGTGAGCTGATTGAGATCGGCGGCTCGTTCCGTATTCCTGAGGTGATTACCCAGGGGGGGGCTCTGCTGCGGGAAGTGGGGGCAACCAACCGCACCCATCTGCGGGATTATGCCCAGGCGATCAATGAGCGGACGGCCCTGATTCTCAAAGTTCATACCAGCAATTATCGCATTTCTGGCTTTACCAGTGAGGTTGATTCCCGGGCCTTGGTGGCCTTGGCCGCTGAGCATGGACTGCCGGTGGTTGAAGACTTGGGCAGCGGCTGCCTTATCGACTTGAGCCGCTATGGCATCGGTGGCGAACCAACGGTCAGCCAGGTGATAAAAAGCGGTATCGGGGTGGTCACCTTCAGTGGTGACAAGCTAGTCGGCGGCCCCCAGGGGGGGATTATCGTCGGCCGGAGGGATTTGATTGACCAGGTGAAACGCCATCCCTTGAACCGGGCGTTGCGGATTGACAAGCTGACTCTCGCCTTCCTGGAAGCAGTGTTGAAATGTTACCTGGATGAGGAACAGGCGGTTGCTTCGCTGCCCACCCTGGCCATGCTGACCGTACCCCTGGCTGAACTGCGTCGCCGGGCCCGCCGCCTGCAGCGCTGTATCCACCGGCAGGTTGTCGAGCCGCAAGCCATTGTCCTGACGCTCAAACAGGGGATATCCCGGGCCGGGGGTGGTGCCTTGCCGATGGTTGAAATTCCCACTTGGCTGGTGGCCCTGAAGATTGAAGGGCGAACCGCATCAGGCCTGGAACAGTTTTTCCGGCGCTATCAGCCGCCAATTATCACCAGAATTGTTGATGAACAGCTGGTTTTTGATCCCCGGACCCTGATGGCTGATGACTATGAAGCTATTGCCCGGGCCTGCGGAGCACTTGTCAACCCGTGA
- a CDS encoding coproporphyrinogen III oxidase family protein, translating into MIIEPLMTRFLRHLNQQYLTFKQYDSIDVPAGRPGQQYLLYVHIPFCEQLCPYCSFNRYAFNEKTARRYFAALRQEIRWYKDKNYHFNGVYVGGGTPTVLVDELVETLTEIRSLFPVREISVETNPNHLTDDIVSTLKTAGVNRLSVGVQSFDDGLLQSMERYHKYGSGAEIEARLKEYTGTFDTLNVDMIFNFPTQTEQIMERDLEVINRIPADQVTFYPLMASTSNEKAIRKTLGKVDYAQEKRFYQLILRRLSAHYTPGSAWCFSRKKSMIDEYIVDYDEYVGVGSGSFSYVSGTILSNTFSVSEYCSALEKGALPVTAKKEFTLLEQMRYDLLMKLFGTRLDRAAVRRKYGSLFEQLLWKEITLFRLLGGLRSDNDLMVLTPKGMYYWVIMMREFFIGVNNFRDMCRSAIADEGKQ; encoded by the coding sequence ATGATTATTGAACCGTTAATGACGAGATTTTTGCGTCATTTAAATCAGCAGTATCTGACCTTTAAACAGTATGACAGTATCGATGTTCCTGCAGGCCGGCCGGGACAGCAATATCTGCTCTACGTTCATATCCCTTTCTGTGAGCAATTGTGTCCCTATTGCTCATTCAATCGCTACGCGTTCAACGAAAAGACCGCCCGCCGCTATTTTGCTGCTTTGCGTCAGGAAATCCGCTGGTATAAGGATAAAAATTATCATTTTAACGGGGTCTATGTCGGTGGTGGCACGCCCACCGTACTGGTGGATGAACTGGTGGAGACCCTGACTGAAATACGATCATTGTTTCCGGTCAGGGAGATTTCGGTGGAAACCAATCCCAACCACTTGACGGATGATATTGTTTCCACGTTGAAGACAGCCGGCGTCAACCGGCTGTCCGTTGGCGTCCAGAGCTTTGACGATGGTCTGCTGCAGTCTATGGAGCGTTACCACAAATATGGCAGCGGTGCGGAGATTGAAGCGCGGTTGAAAGAGTATACGGGGACTTTTGATACCTTGAATGTCGATATGATTTTCAATTTTCCGACCCAGACGGAGCAGATCATGGAGCGGGATCTGGAGGTCATCAACCGGATCCCTGCTGATCAGGTCACCTTCTATCCGTTGATGGCTTCAACGTCGAACGAAAAGGCGATCAGAAAAACCCTGGGTAAAGTGGATTACGCCCAGGAAAAGCGTTTTTATCAGCTGATTCTGCGCCGCCTGTCGGCCCACTATACGCCTGGCTCGGCCTGGTGCTTCTCCCGTAAAAAATCAATGATTGATGAGTATATTGTTGACTATGATGAATATGTCGGGGTTGGCAGTGGTTCCTTCAGTTATGTCAGTGGTACGATTTTATCCAATACCTTTTCGGTCAGTGAGTATTGCAGTGCTCTGGAAAAAGGGGCTTTGCCGGTGACCGCAAAAAAGGAATTCACCCTGCTGGAACAGATGCGCTACGATTTGTTGATGAAGCTATTTGGTACTCGTTTGGACCGGGCAGCTGTAAGACGGAAGTACGGCAGTCTCTTTGAGCAGCTGCTGTGGAAAGAGATAACCCTTTTCCGTTTGCTTGGTGGCCTGCGGTCGGATAATGACCTGATGGTTCTGACCCCGAAAGGAATGTATTATTGGGTTATCATGATGCGGGAGTTTTTTATCGGGGTCAATAACTTCAGGGATATGTGCAGGAGTGCTATTGCCGATGAAGGAAAGCAGTAA
- the rpsU gene encoding 30S ribosomal protein S21 — protein sequence MEIKVIDNDVERAIKLLKNKLNKSGLFRELKKRRHYEKPSVRKKKKHLEALKRLAKKRRFGI from the coding sequence ATGGAAATTAAGGTCATTGATAATGATGTTGAGCGGGCAATTAAGTTGCTGAAAAATAAGCTGAATAAGTCAGGTTTATTTCGTGAGTTGAAAAAACGGCGTCATTATGAAAAACCCAGTGTGCGCAAGAAAAAGAAACATCTTGAAGCGCTGAAACGTCTGGCTAAAAAGAGACGCTTTGGTATCTAG
- a CDS encoding aspartate 1-decarboxylase, protein MLRTMFKSKIHRATVTDANLAYEGSITIDNSLLQAADILPHELVHIYNLTNGARFTTYVIEGKADSGEICINGAAARLARKGDMVIIATYVQANEEEIARLRPINILVDARNRIVKK, encoded by the coding sequence ATGTTGCGAACCATGTTTAAATCCAAGATCCACCGGGCTACGGTCACCGATGCCAACCTTGCCTATGAAGGAAGCATCACCATCGATAACAGCCTTTTACAAGCGGCGGATATTCTTCCCCACGAATTGGTCCACATTTACAATCTCACCAACGGCGCCCGCTTTACCACCTATGTTATCGAAGGAAAAGCAGACAGCGGCGAGATCTGCATCAACGGTGCCGCCGCCCGGTTGGCCCGCAAGGGAGATATGGTTATCATCGCCACCTATGTCCAGGCAAACGAGGAGGAGATAGCCCGGCTTCGGCCAATCAATATCCTGGTGGATGCCCGCAACAGGATCGTTAAAAAATAG
- a CDS encoding cytidylate kinase-like family protein produces MMMPVITVSKEYGSGGKEIAEKLAQVLNIDYFDKEIVEQVAAQTRVSTENVLDYEEERHISLRAYLSRVIDVDFLKQEKEKEPVEFDENTEYDVRDKIPFSYGNFGWIDSDIYREMIVRAISSLGQRQHVLIVGRGGQCILRDHPNAIHIRVVADFADRVERVMAGNGNLSKSKAEKLVKDMDKKSREYIKYYFKADWADPLCYNVVLNTSRISPDRAVSWLSTLAIEARTK; encoded by the coding sequence ATGATGATGCCGGTTATTACCGTTTCAAAGGAGTATGGCTCCGGAGGCAAGGAAATTGCCGAAAAATTGGCTCAAGTGCTGAACATTGACTACTTTGACAAGGAAATTGTCGAGCAGGTTGCGGCCCAAACCAGGGTAAGTACGGAAAACGTCCTCGATTACGAAGAGGAGCGGCATATCAGCTTGCGGGCTTATCTCTCCCGGGTTATCGATGTTGACTTCCTGAAGCAGGAGAAGGAGAAGGAACCGGTAGAATTTGATGAAAATACCGAATACGATGTCCGGGATAAAATCCCCTTTTCATATGGTAATTTCGGCTGGATTGACAGTGATATCTACCGGGAGATGATTGTCCGGGCAATCAGTAGCTTGGGACAGCGGCAACATGTCCTGATTGTCGGTCGAGGCGGCCAGTGCATCCTCAGAGACCACCCAAATGCCATCCATATCCGGGTGGTGGCCGATTTCGCTGATCGGGTTGAACGGGTTATGGCCGGCAACGGCAACCTGAGCAAAAGCAAAGCGGAGAAGTTGGTCAAAGATATGGATAAAAAGAGTCGGGAATATATCAAATATTACTTCAAGGCAGACTGGGCTGACCCGCTCTGCTATAATGTCGTACTGAATACCAGCCGGATTTCCCCGGATAGGGCAGTATCATGGCTTTCCACCCTGGCAATCGAGGCAAGAACGAAATAG
- a CDS encoding SH3 domain-containing protein gives MMPEGCGTFVAMVELAKQSLFAGSRFPAGFVRLCCRQPLVAALPIIFVLLFYAPDRCLALAGSGPTVMAVVKASAVNVRSAPQKNSKRLFGLHTNDEVEVVEERDLWVQIRTDAGKTGWVFRPLVAVVRPEKKLPEITLELNNVPPGAGHFFTELLPSLQRDLQTYDPQKLTLVVSYRGEADAARWMIVLEIPFSHERYQRLKGQDVGDGTIDLLPYVRYLSGLLRYRLAIMTSWAEQQSSALAAMGIAEDEPVSCYLTLVKKNGDRLFLTGEQQGPFALFSSYLIAKLHGYAPFQVGSLLPGCVRDFNKFILPESLDFDGRRTTVAAVYDFFGFPY, from the coding sequence GTGATGCCGGAAGGTTGCGGCACTTTTGTTGCCATGGTGGAGCTTGCCAAACAGTCGCTGTTTGCCGGTTCTCGGTTTCCGGCTGGCTTTGTCCGGCTGTGTTGTCGGCAGCCGTTGGTTGCTGCTTTACCGATCATTTTTGTGCTGTTGTTCTATGCTCCTGATCGGTGCCTGGCACTGGCCGGTTCTGGTCCCACGGTCATGGCCGTGGTAAAAGCTTCAGCGGTGAATGTCAGGAGTGCACCCCAGAAAAATAGCAAGCGGCTGTTCGGCCTGCACACCAACGATGAAGTCGAGGTGGTGGAGGAGCGGGATCTCTGGGTGCAGATTCGCACCGATGCAGGGAAAACCGGCTGGGTTTTCCGGCCGTTGGTTGCCGTTGTCAGACCTGAAAAAAAGCTGCCGGAGATTACCTTGGAACTGAACAACGTTCCCCCTGGCGCAGGTCATTTTTTTACCGAGCTGCTGCCGTCCCTGCAGCGGGATTTACAGACGTATGATCCTCAGAAGCTGACCTTGGTGGTGTCCTATCGTGGGGAAGCCGATGCGGCACGCTGGATGATCGTTCTGGAAATACCGTTCAGCCATGAACGGTATCAGCGTCTCAAAGGACAGGATGTGGGTGATGGTACCATTGATCTGCTTCCCTATGTGCGCTATTTATCGGGGCTTCTGCGCTACCGGCTGGCCATCATGACCTCCTGGGCAGAACAGCAGAGTTCAGCGTTGGCCGCCATGGGGATTGCTGAGGATGAACCTGTTTCCTGTTATCTCACTCTGGTCAAGAAAAATGGCGACCGTCTTTTCCTGACCGGTGAACAGCAGGGACCGTTTGCTCTTTTTTCCAGTTATCTCATTGCCAAGCTGCATGGCTATGCTCCCTTCCAGGTAGGCTCGCTGCTGCCGGGATGCGTCAGGGATTTCAATAAATTCATTTTACCGGAATCCCTTGATTTTGATGGCCGCCGAACAACCGTTGCGGCAGTGTATGATTTTTTTGGTTTTCCCTATTGA
- the panB gene encoding 3-methyl-2-oxobutanoate hydroxymethyltransferase gives MTDKPVTIAHIQEMKNRGEKISMVTGYDYPFARLLDQSGIDMILVGDSVGVVVAGYPNTLPVTVDEMIYHGRAVMRGSQRALVVIDMPFMSYQISIEDAKRQAGRIMQQTGAAAVKLEGGVSMAATIEALVSIGIPVLGHIGLTPQAVNQLGGFKVQREKERLLADARAVADAGAFGVVIECVPADIAAEITGAIDIPTIGIGAGPECDGQVLVLHDLLGLFDRFRPSFVKQYANLGPTITKALQQYHQEVKEGTFPSAEYSFK, from the coding sequence ATGACAGACAAACCAGTTACCATCGCCCATATCCAGGAGATGAAAAACCGTGGAGAAAAAATTTCCATGGTCACCGGCTATGATTACCCCTTCGCCCGACTGCTTGACCAAAGCGGCATAGACATGATTCTGGTGGGAGATTCCGTCGGCGTGGTGGTGGCCGGCTACCCCAACACCCTGCCGGTCACCGTTGATGAAATGATCTACCACGGCCGGGCCGTCATGCGAGGCAGTCAACGGGCGTTGGTAGTTATTGATATGCCATTCATGAGTTATCAGATCAGCATTGAGGACGCCAAACGTCAAGCCGGTCGGATCATGCAGCAAACAGGAGCGGCAGCGGTTAAACTGGAGGGCGGCGTTTCAATGGCCGCCACCATTGAGGCGCTGGTCAGCATCGGCATCCCGGTTCTGGGGCATATTGGTCTTACCCCCCAGGCGGTCAACCAACTGGGTGGCTTCAAAGTCCAGCGCGAGAAGGAGCGTCTGCTTGCCGATGCCAGGGCGGTTGCCGATGCCGGCGCCTTTGGCGTGGTCATTGAATGTGTACCTGCCGATATCGCGGCCGAGATTACCGGGGCCATTGACATCCCTACCATTGGCATCGGGGCCGGACCGGAATGTGACGGGCAGGTTCTGGTTCTCCATGATCTGCTGGGACTTTTCGACCGTTTCCGGCCTTCTTTTGTTAAACAGTACGCCAATCTGGGACCAACAATCACCAAAGCCCTACAGCAGTATCATCAGGAGGTCAAAGAGGGAACCTTCCCCTCGGCGGAATACAGCTTTAAATAA
- a CDS encoding alanine--glyoxylate aminotransferase family protein, which yields MKKQYLLAPGPTPVPPNVLQVMSMPILHHRAPAYKAIFEEVREGLKYLFQTQEEVLVFAASGTGAMEGSIANLFSPGDKVITVNGGKFGERWGQIAAGYGLEVLTIAVPWGTAVKPQEIADLLAREGNVRGVLIQASETSTGVMHPVKEIAEVIKSYDQTILVVDAITGVGVFDLPMDAWGLDVVVTGSQKALMLPPGLAFAAVSQKAWGFNKQSTLPRYYFDFAKELKNAQKGQNAYTPAVSLIIGLREVLKMIREEGLENVFARHERLASATRAGVQALGLELYAPDAPSNAVTAVIAPEGVDGQDVVKVLRTTYGVTIAGGQDQAKGKIFRLAHLGYVDDLDVLTGLSALEMALMDLGYDLNERSAVRAAQMILKAKK from the coding sequence ATGAAGAAACAGTACCTTTTGGCTCCGGGACCGACACCCGTTCCCCCGAACGTTTTACAGGTCATGTCTATGCCCATTCTGCACCATCGGGCGCCGGCTTATAAAGCCATTTTTGAAGAAGTCCGGGAGGGGCTGAAGTACCTGTTTCAGACCCAGGAAGAGGTGCTGGTGTTCGCCGCTTCCGGCACCGGGGCGATGGAAGGTTCGATTGCCAACCTGTTTTCACCCGGCGATAAGGTGATTACCGTCAATGGGGGTAAATTTGGTGAACGGTGGGGCCAGATTGCGGCTGGTTACGGGCTTGAGGTGCTTACCATAGCTGTCCCCTGGGGAACAGCGGTAAAGCCGCAGGAGATTGCCGACCTTCTGGCTCGTGAAGGCAATGTCCGCGGTGTGCTGATCCAGGCCAGTGAAACCTCGACCGGGGTGATGCACCCGGTGAAAGAGATTGCCGAGGTCATCAAATCGTATGATCAGACTATTCTGGTTGTTGATGCCATTACCGGCGTGGGGGTTTTTGATCTGCCGATGGACGCATGGGGTCTGGATGTGGTGGTGACCGGATCACAGAAAGCCTTGATGCTGCCTCCCGGTCTGGCGTTTGCTGCCGTGAGTCAGAAAGCCTGGGGCTTTAATAAACAATCGACGCTGCCCCGCTACTATTTTGACTTTGCCAAAGAATTGAAAAATGCCCAGAAGGGCCAGAATGCCTATACCCCGGCGGTATCGCTGATTATCGGTTTGCGGGAAGTCTTGAAGATGATCAGGGAGGAAGGGCTGGAAAACGTGTTTGCCCGTCATGAGCGGCTGGCCAGTGCCACCCGTGCCGGTGTCCAGGCATTGGGACTGGAACTGTATGCCCCCGATGCCCCATCCAATGCGGTTACCGCGGTTATTGCCCCGGAAGGGGTGGATGGCCAGGATGTGGTTAAAGTGCTGCGGACTACCTATGGGGTGACGATAGCCGGTGGCCAGGACCAGGCGAAAGGCAAGATTTTCCGCCTTGCCCATTTAGGCTATGTGGATGATCTCGATGTCCTTACCGGCCTGTCAGCGTTGGAGATGGCGCTCATGGACCTTGGCTATGATTTGAACGAGCGCAGTGCGGTGCGGGCGGCGCAGATGATTTTAAAAGCAAAAAAATAA